Proteins from a genomic interval of Sphingomonas sp. Y38-1Y:
- a CDS encoding replication-associated recombination protein A gives MADLFGDLTPPPPPTPDPPLADRLRPRGLDEVVGQDHLTGAEGAIGRMVAAGRLSSIILWGPPGTGKTTIARLLADAVGLRYAQISAVFSGVADLKKVFAEAREHARTGRRTLLFVDEIHRFNRAQQDGFLPYVEDGTVTLVGATTENPSFELNAALLSRAQVLILHRLDAAALGELIARAEVEVGRALPLTAEARAALIASADGDGRFLLNQVETLFAVDLAEPLDPAGLSALLHRRVAVYDKDREGHYNLISALHKSLRGSDPQAALYYLARMLTAGEEPLYVLRRLVRFASEDVGLADPQALVQCLAAKDAYDFLGSPEGELAIVQACLYLATAPKSNAAYRAQKAAFKSARATGSLMPPPNILNAPTKLMKDIGYGAGYAYDHDREGGFSGADYWPEEMDAEAFYEPTERGFEKRIAERMAWWDARRAELRGADGE, from the coding sequence ATGGCCGACCTGTTCGGGGACCTTACCCCGCCACCCCCGCCCACGCCTGATCCGCCGCTTGCCGACCGGCTGCGTCCGCGCGGCCTCGACGAAGTCGTGGGGCAGGATCACCTGACCGGGGCGGAGGGCGCGATCGGACGGATGGTCGCGGCCGGTCGTCTGTCGTCGATCATCCTGTGGGGACCGCCGGGTACGGGCAAGACGACGATCGCGCGACTGCTCGCTGACGCGGTTGGGCTTCGCTACGCGCAGATCTCCGCGGTGTTTTCCGGCGTCGCCGATCTCAAGAAGGTGTTCGCCGAGGCGCGCGAGCATGCCCGCACCGGCCGCCGCACGCTCCTGTTCGTCGACGAGATCCACCGCTTCAATCGCGCCCAGCAGGACGGCTTCCTCCCCTATGTCGAGGACGGCACCGTCACGCTGGTGGGCGCGACGACCGAGAACCCGTCGTTCGAGCTCAACGCCGCGCTGTTGAGCCGCGCGCAGGTGCTGATCCTTCACCGCCTCGACGCCGCGGCGCTCGGCGAGCTGATCGCGCGGGCGGAGGTCGAGGTCGGGCGCGCGCTGCCGCTGACGGCGGAGGCACGCGCCGCGCTGATCGCCAGCGCCGACGGCGACGGCCGTTTCCTCCTCAATCAGGTCGAGACGCTGTTCGCCGTCGACCTCGCCGAACCGCTCGATCCCGCCGGACTGTCGGCGCTGCTCCACCGCCGCGTCGCGGTCTACGACAAGGATCGAGAGGGACATTACAACCTCATCTCCGCGCTCCACAAAAGCCTGCGCGGGTCGGACCCGCAGGCCGCGCTCTACTATCTCGCGCGGATGCTGACCGCGGGCGAGGAGCCGCTCTACGTGCTGCGGCGCCTCGTCCGCTTCGCCAGCGAGGATGTCGGGCTCGCCGATCCGCAGGCGCTGGTGCAATGCCTCGCCGCCAAGGACGCCTACGACTTTCTCGGCAGCCCGGAGGGCGAGCTCGCGATCGTGCAGGCGTGCCTCTATCTCGCGACCGCACCCAAATCGAATGCGGCGTACCGGGCGCAGAAGGCCGCGTTCAAGTCGGCGCGCGCGACCGGATCGCTGATGCCGCCGCCGAACATCCTCAACGCGCCGACCAAGCTGATGAAGGATATCGGCTATGGCGCCGGCTATGCCTATGACCATGATCGCGAGGGCGGCTTTTCGGGCGCCGATTACTGGCCGGAGGAAATGGATGCCGAAGCTTTCTACGAGCCGACCGAGCGCGGGTTCGAGAAGCGCATCGCCGAGCGGATGGCGTGGTGGGATGCGCGCCGCGCTGAGCTTCGCGGCGCTGACGGCGAGTAG
- a CDS encoding PadR family transcriptional regulator, producing the protein MHGRYHGCGGGPRGRFAMRGGRHWGPFSVEWDMGGGPRRGGGRRRFDGDELRLILLKLIAEAPRHGYDLIREIEARTGGAYAPSPGVVYPTLTMLDEMGHVAQQASEGAKKLFAATPEGEAHLAEHAEQVEALMARLADLSDAKARGEGGPVRRAMHNLKAAVIGRVGKGADTETLHAITDILDDAARRIERL; encoded by the coding sequence ATGCACGGACGATATCATGGCTGCGGCGGGGGACCGCGCGGCCGATTCGCGATGCGGGGCGGCCGCCACTGGGGGCCGTTCAGCGTCGAATGGGACATGGGCGGCGGTCCGCGCCGCGGCGGCGGGCGGCGGCGCTTCGACGGGGACGAGCTTCGGCTCATCCTCCTCAAGCTGATCGCCGAGGCGCCGCGCCACGGATACGACCTGATCCGCGAGATCGAGGCGCGGACGGGCGGCGCCTATGCGCCCAGCCCTGGCGTCGTCTATCCGACGCTGACGATGCTCGACGAGATGGGCCATGTCGCCCAGCAGGCGAGCGAAGGCGCCAAGAAGCTGTTCGCGGCGACGCCCGAGGGCGAGGCGCACCTGGCCGAACATGCCGAGCAGGTCGAAGCGCTGATGGCGCGGCTGGCCGACCTCTCCGACGCCAAGGCGCGGGGCGAGGGTGGCCCGGTACGGCGCGCGATGCACAACCTTAAGGCAGCGGTGATCGGCCGCGTCGGCAAGGGTGCCGACACCGAGACGCTGCACGCGATCACTGATATCCTTGACGACGCGGCGCGCCGCATCGAGCGGCTTTGA
- a CDS encoding DUF2218 domain-containing protein yields MSFVTEARVPTTSGGKYLQQLCKHWSHNLAVEFDADHGRVVFPKDARGADWPGDAVVSFDAEPETLAIRIEASADGQRQGLKGAVERHLDRFAFREAPMTYDWVDA; encoded by the coding sequence ATGAGCTTTGTCACCGAAGCCAGGGTGCCGACGACGAGCGGCGGCAAATATCTCCAGCAGCTCTGCAAGCATTGGAGCCACAATCTGGCGGTCGAGTTCGACGCCGATCACGGCCGCGTTGTTTTCCCCAAGGACGCGCGCGGCGCGGACTGGCCGGGCGACGCAGTGGTCAGCTTCGACGCCGAGCCCGAGACATTGGCGATCCGCATCGAGGCGAGCGCCGACGGCCAGCGCCAGGGGCTGAAGGGCGCGGTCGAACGCCACCTCGACCGCTTCGCGTTCCGCGAGGCGCCGATGACGTATGATTGGGTGGACGCATAA
- a CDS encoding glycosyltransferase family 1 protein, giving the protein MQPDKLRIALYSGNYNYVRDGANQALNRLAAHLIDAGVTVRAYSPTVAEPAFPATGELVDVPAVALPGGRGEYKLGRGLPKIVRENLAAYRPDIVHVSAPDWSGHRMLSWARANGIPTLASLHTRFETYPRYYGIGFLEPLAVRLSTRFYNRADRVMVPSPGMATLLREWGVTSPIGIWSRGIDHDRFTPARRSLDWRRSLGIRDGEVAIGFLGRLVLEKGLGIFAEVIGELQRRGVPHRVLVVGEGPARGWFAERVPGAVFAGFQSGDALGQAVASMDVFFMPSVTETFGNVTTEAMAAGVPVVAARATGAIDLVEEGVTGFLVPPTDVAAYADAIQRLVENEALRQAAGAAGHRAAQQYVWKTANQAVLDAYLEMMRAR; this is encoded by the coding sequence ATGCAACCCGACAAGCTCCGCATTGCCCTGTATAGCGGCAACTATAACTATGTACGGGACGGCGCCAATCAGGCGCTCAACCGATTGGCGGCGCATCTGATCGACGCCGGGGTGACCGTTCGCGCTTATTCGCCGACGGTAGCGGAGCCCGCCTTTCCAGCGACCGGCGAGCTGGTCGACGTGCCCGCGGTCGCGCTGCCGGGGGGGCGCGGCGAATATAAGCTCGGGCGCGGCCTGCCGAAGATCGTGCGGGAGAACCTTGCCGCCTATCGTCCCGACATCGTCCATGTCTCCGCGCCCGACTGGTCGGGGCACCGGATGCTGAGCTGGGCACGGGCGAACGGTATTCCCACACTCGCCTCGCTCCACACGCGGTTCGAGACCTATCCGCGCTATTACGGGATCGGCTTCCTCGAACCGCTGGCGGTCAGGCTGTCGACGCGCTTCTACAACCGCGCCGACCGGGTCATGGTCCCCAGCCCCGGCATGGCCACGCTGCTGCGCGAGTGGGGCGTGACGAGCCCGATCGGCATCTGGTCGCGCGGGATCGACCATGACCGCTTCACGCCGGCGCGCCGCAGTCTCGACTGGCGGCGGTCGCTTGGCATCCGGGATGGCGAGGTCGCGATCGGCTTTCTCGGTCGGCTGGTGCTCGAAAAGGGGCTCGGCATCTTTGCCGAGGTGATCGGCGAGCTTCAGCGGCGCGGCGTGCCGCACAGGGTGCTGGTGGTAGGCGAAGGCCCCGCGCGCGGATGGTTCGCCGAGCGCGTGCCCGGCGCCGTCTTCGCCGGCTTCCAGTCGGGCGACGCGCTCGGCCAGGCGGTCGCGTCGATGGACGTGTTCTTCATGCCCAGCGTCACCGAGACCTTCGGCAACGTCACGACCGAGGCGATGGCGGCGGGCGTGCCCGTCGTCGCCGCGCGCGCCACCGGCGCGATCGACTTGGTCGAGGAGGGCGTGACCGGCTTCCTCGTCCCGCCGACAGACGTCGCCGCCTATGCCGACGCGATCCAGCGGCTGGTCGAGAACGAGGCGCTCCGCCAGGCAGCGGGCGCGGCGGGGCACCGCGCGGCGCAACAATATGTGTGGAAGACCGCGAACCAGGCGGTGCTCGACGCCTATCTGGAAATGATGCGCGCGCGGTAG
- a CDS encoding DUF2945 domain-containing protein, with protein sequence MSNAFRKGQSVKWEWGKGTAKGKVADKFTRRVQRTIKGSKIVKNGTEDNPAYLVEQDDGDQVLKRGSELSAG encoded by the coding sequence ATGTCGAACGCCTTTCGCAAGGGTCAGTCGGTGAAGTGGGAATGGGGGAAGGGCACCGCCAAAGGCAAGGTGGCCGACAAGTTCACGCGCCGCGTCCAGCGCACGATCAAGGGCTCGAAGATCGTCAAGAACGGGACCGAAGACAATCCTGCATACCTGGTCGAACAGGATGACGGCGATCAGGTGCTCAAGCGTGGCAGCGAGCTGAGCGCGGGCTGA
- a CDS encoding STAS/SEC14 domain-containing protein yields MYAFDFDRGFELLDVSWNGLFCPREVSRYAASLRQAFAEAQFTPGYLLRIDMRGAGVQSQAGLRAFRREFAGFPAASRIAVVTESTLTQMQVGREMRQPYLEVTGSADAAMDWLIGGRRAVQPALSSLPRLST; encoded by the coding sequence ATGTATGCCTTTGATTTCGATCGCGGGTTCGAGCTGCTCGACGTTAGCTGGAACGGTTTGTTCTGCCCGCGCGAGGTGTCGCGCTATGCGGCCTCGCTGCGACAGGCGTTCGCAGAGGCGCAGTTCACACCCGGCTATCTCCTGCGCATCGACATGCGCGGCGCGGGCGTCCAGTCGCAGGCGGGCCTGCGCGCGTTCCGGCGCGAGTTCGCTGGCTTCCCCGCCGCCAGCCGCATCGCCGTCGTCACCGAAAGCACGCTGACGCAGATGCAGGTCGGCCGCGAGATGCGCCAACCCTATCTGGAGGTCACCGGCAGCGCGGATGCGGCGATGGACTGGCTGATCGGCGGCCGCCGCGCAGTTCAGCCCGCGCTCAGCTCGCTGCCACGCTTGAGCACCTGA
- the epsC gene encoding serine O-acetyltransferase EpsC: MSSAPPHIVEALAALRRQARGETHALGAHRFPDRSRVALMVEAVAAALYPVRLGGWRGAHDAEDRFVADRLGEALNLVEEQVGIELAYWQAEAADAFEPDQPAEVAAWFAEELPAIRAMLDSDLAAALIGDPAARSIDEILISYPGAAAILHHRIANALYRLGAPIVARIASELANARTGIDIHPGATIGGSFFIDHGTGVVIGETAIVGERVRLYQHVTLGARAPIGLSSDGPRERLARHPIVEDDVTIYAGTTILGRVRIGAGSVIGGNVWLLDDVPSGSVVAQPVATILPLQKAADLDARLHGRDG; the protein is encoded by the coding sequence ATGTCGTCCGCACCGCCGCACATCGTCGAGGCTCTCGCCGCGCTGCGTCGCCAGGCGCGCGGCGAGACGCATGCGCTCGGCGCGCACCGCTTTCCAGACCGCTCTCGCGTCGCGCTGATGGTGGAGGCGGTCGCCGCCGCGCTCTATCCCGTTCGCCTCGGCGGCTGGCGCGGCGCACATGACGCCGAGGATAGGTTCGTCGCCGATCGGCTGGGCGAGGCCCTGAATCTCGTCGAGGAACAGGTCGGTATCGAGCTCGCCTATTGGCAGGCGGAGGCCGCCGACGCCTTTGAGCCCGACCAGCCGGCGGAGGTTGCCGCCTGGTTCGCCGAAGAGCTGCCCGCGATCCGCGCAATGCTCGACAGCGACCTCGCCGCCGCGCTGATCGGCGACCCCGCCGCACGCAGCATTGACGAGATCCTCATCAGCTATCCCGGCGCCGCCGCGATCCTGCATCATCGCATCGCCAACGCGCTCTATCGGCTGGGCGCGCCGATCGTCGCTCGCATCGCCTCCGAACTCGCCAACGCGCGTACCGGCATCGACATCCATCCCGGCGCGACGATCGGCGGCAGCTTCTTCATTGATCACGGCACCGGCGTCGTCATCGGTGAGACCGCGATCGTGGGTGAGCGCGTGCGCCTCTACCAGCATGTCACGCTCGGGGCGCGGGCGCCGATCGGTCTGTCGTCGGACGGCCCGCGCGAGCGGCTGGCGCGGCATCCGATCGTCGAGGACGACGTCACGATCTATGCCGGGACGACGATCCTCGGCCGCGTCCGCATCGGTGCCGGATCGGTGATCGGCGGCAATGTCTGGCTGCTCGACGACGTGCCGTCCGGCAGCGTCGTCGCGCAGCCGGTCGCCACCATCCTCCCGTTGCAAAAGGCCGCCGATCTCGACGCGCGGCTGCATGGGCGGGACGGCTGA
- a CDS encoding phosphate/phosphite/phosphonate ABC transporter substrate-binding protein, producing the protein MSGAVASLGMYDHPAQRPANEALWRAIAGKLYARGIDAPAALDHRDVKAAWRDPGLLLAQCCGYPLVADPDLDLRVVAVPSYAVADCAPGRHRSRVVVRADEPATALAHLRGRKVAVNAPLSNTGANLLRAAVAPIAGGERFFAGVQLTGSHRASLEAVRTGAADVAAIDAVTYAAIERFEPEAIAGLRQLAVTRSVPALPFVTARSTPAATVAALREALVAAARDPALAAVREALFLGDIVPVGGHRYAAIRTIEREAAALGYPILH; encoded by the coding sequence ATGAGCGGCGCCGTGGCATCGCTCGGGATGTACGATCATCCTGCGCAGCGTCCGGCGAACGAGGCGCTGTGGCGCGCCATCGCCGGTAAGCTGTACGCGCGCGGCATCGACGCGCCCGCCGCACTCGATCATCGCGATGTCAAGGCGGCGTGGCGCGACCCCGGCCTCTTGCTCGCGCAATGCTGCGGCTATCCGCTCGTCGCCGATCCGGACCTCGACCTCCGCGTCGTGGCCGTACCGAGCTACGCCGTCGCCGATTGCGCGCCGGGCCGGCATCGTAGCCGCGTCGTCGTGCGTGCCGATGAGCCCGCCACGGCTCTCGCCCATCTGCGCGGGCGTAAAGTCGCCGTTAACGCGCCGCTTTCTAACACCGGCGCCAACCTGCTGCGCGCGGCGGTGGCGCCGATTGCCGGCGGCGAGCGCTTCTTCGCGGGCGTGCAGCTGACCGGCTCGCACCGCGCCAGCCTGGAGGCGGTCCGTACCGGCGCCGCCGACGTCGCCGCGATCGACGCCGTGACCTATGCCGCGATCGAGCGGTTCGAGCCCGAGGCGATCGCCGGCCTGCGCCAGCTTGCGGTCACGCGATCGGTGCCCGCGCTGCCCTTCGTCACTGCGCGCTCGACCCCCGCCGCGACGGTCGCCGCGCTGCGCGAAGCGCTCGTCGCCGCGGCACGCGATCCTGCACTTGCCGCCGTCCGCGAGGCGCTGTTCCTCGGCGACATCGTGCCCGTCGGCGGGCACCGCTATGCCGCGATCCGCACCATCGAGCGCGAAGCGGCGGCGCTCGGTTATCCCATACTCCACTGA
- a CDS encoding fatty acid desaturase: MRRVTETTATERAVEWPTILLAGVIYAGWAALIGFHAAIPWPLTVAAGAWLIAWHGSLQHETIHGHPTRSRTINALVGAVPLSLWLPYFIYRDSHVAHHRSPAITDPLHDPESRYVGGDGRGRWRARVQATLIGRLVFGPPLAVMALLGEEARRVRVAPVRVLRDWTPHLLAVAGIVACLEASGFGTLRYILLIVWPGTSLTLLRSFAEHRADIPGPARAATVEHGGLLGLLYLNNHLHTAHHDRPELAWYRLPAHQRRHRNRLEAQSGRPHRSYGEIVRRFALRPHDRLVHPGHDG, translated from the coding sequence ATGAGACGAGTGACGGAGACGACCGCAACCGAACGCGCGGTCGAATGGCCGACGATCCTGCTGGCCGGTGTGATCTATGCCGGGTGGGCGGCGCTGATCGGCTTCCATGCGGCGATCCCGTGGCCGCTGACGGTGGCGGCCGGCGCGTGGCTGATCGCGTGGCACGGCTCGCTCCAGCACGAGACGATCCACGGCCACCCGACGCGTAGCCGGACGATCAACGCGCTGGTCGGCGCGGTGCCGCTGTCGCTGTGGTTGCCCTATTTCATCTATCGCGACAGCCATGTCGCCCATCACCGCAGTCCCGCGATCACCGATCCGCTCCACGATCCCGAATCGCGTTATGTCGGCGGCGATGGGCGCGGCCGGTGGCGGGCGCGGGTACAGGCGACGCTGATCGGACGGCTGGTATTCGGCCCGCCGCTCGCGGTGATGGCGCTGCTCGGCGAAGAGGCGCGGCGGGTGCGCGTGGCACCCGTGCGCGTGCTGCGCGACTGGACACCGCATCTGCTCGCGGTCGCGGGGATCGTCGCCTGTCTCGAAGCCAGCGGCTTCGGGACGCTGCGCTACATCCTTCTCATCGTCTGGCCGGGCACGTCGCTGACGCTGCTGCGCTCCTTTGCCGAGCACCGCGCCGACATCCCCGGCCCCGCCCGCGCGGCGACGGTCGAGCACGGCGGGCTGCTCGGCCTCCTGTATCTAAACAACCATCTCCACACCGCGCATCACGACCGTCCGGAGCTCGCCTGGTACCGTCTGCCCGCGCATCAGCGCCGCCATCGCAACCGTCTGGAGGCCCAGTCCGGCCGCCCGCACCGCAGCTATGGCGAGATCGTGCGCCGCTTCGCGCTTCGCCCGCACGATCGGCTGGTCCACCCGGGACATGACGGATGA
- a CDS encoding dicarboxylate/amino acid:cation symporter encodes MASRTATQRWPSFGVQVLIGMAAGVVLGLVARETGAVALGEALRTVGGLFVQLLKALVPPLIFTAIVASIAALRELENAARLVVRTLAWFAITALIAVTIGLALGLLLQPGVHAGVDAASAARPATSGSWLDFLKGLVPVNLLGLGAHTAIVEGAPRTTVSFNVLQIIVAAIAIGAAAVRVGRQGEAFLAFNASALAIFRRLLSWVIRLTPIGTAALIGDAIVRYGWSALGSLGSFALAVYLGLGLVLFVVYPALLAANGIAPLRFLSRAWPAIQLGFVSRSSIATLPVTQAVAEREMGVPSAYAAFAVPLGATTKMDGCAAIYPAVAALFVAQFYGVPIGPAELVLIVFVSVLGSAATAGLTGATVMLTLTLSTLGLPLEGAGLLLAIDPILDMGRTAVNVAGQIVVPTIVAKRAGLIEAREPTPAGEALAA; translated from the coding sequence ATGGCGAGCCGGACAGCGACACAGCGCTGGCCCTCGTTCGGGGTGCAGGTGCTGATCGGCATGGCGGCGGGCGTCGTGCTGGGGCTGGTCGCGCGTGAGACGGGGGCGGTGGCGCTTGGCGAGGCGCTGCGCACGGTCGGCGGCTTGTTCGTCCAGTTGCTGAAGGCGTTGGTGCCGCCCCTGATCTTCACCGCCATCGTTGCGTCGATCGCGGCGCTGCGCGAGCTCGAGAACGCGGCGCGGCTGGTGGTCCGGACGCTCGCCTGGTTCGCGATCACCGCGCTGATCGCGGTGACGATCGGCCTTGCGCTCGGCCTGCTGCTCCAGCCGGGCGTGCATGCCGGCGTCGATGCCGCGAGCGCCGCGCGACCGGCGACCAGCGGAAGCTGGCTCGACTTCCTCAAGGGGCTGGTGCCTGTCAACCTGCTGGGGCTCGGCGCCCATACCGCGATCGTGGAGGGCGCGCCGCGCACGACGGTGTCGTTCAACGTGCTCCAGATCATCGTTGCGGCGATCGCGATCGGTGCGGCGGCGGTTCGCGTCGGGCGGCAGGGGGAGGCGTTCCTCGCCTTCAATGCCTCCGCACTGGCGATCTTTCGCCGGCTGCTGTCCTGGGTGATCCGGCTGACGCCGATCGGGACGGCGGCGCTGATCGGCGATGCGATCGTTCGCTATGGCTGGTCGGCACTGGGATCGCTCGGCAGTTTTGCGCTCGCGGTCTATCTGGGGCTCGGTCTGGTGCTCTTCGTCGTCTATCCGGCGCTGCTGGCGGCGAACGGCATCGCGCCGCTCCGCTTCCTTTCTCGCGCATGGCCGGCGATCCAGCTGGGCTTCGTCTCGCGATCGTCGATCGCCACGCTGCCGGTGACGCAGGCTGTCGCCGAGCGCGAGATGGGGGTGCCGAGCGCGTACGCCGCCTTTGCCGTGCCGCTGGGCGCGACCACCAAGATGGACGGGTGCGCGGCGATCTATCCGGCCGTGGCGGCGTTGTTTGTCGCGCAATTCTATGGCGTGCCGATCGGGCCGGCCGAACTCGTCCTGATCGTGTTCGTGTCGGTGCTGGGCTCGGCGGCGACCGCCGGATTGACGGGGGCGACGGTGATGCTGACGCTGACGCTGTCGACGCTGGGCCTGCCGCTGGAGGGCGCGGGGCTGTTGCTGGCGATCGACCCCATCCTCGACATGGGGCGGACGGCGGTCAACGTGGCGGGGCAGATCGTCGTGCCGACGATCGTCGCCAAGCGCGCCGGGTTGATCGAGGCGCGGGAGCCGACGCCGGCCGGAGAAGCGCTCGCCGCCTAG
- a CDS encoding ABC transporter permease/substrate-binding protein — protein sequence MSDALARIPDLIAAHVLLSLSALALATAIALPLAVWTAHRPIASRVALGFAALIQTIPTLALLALFYPLLLLTKGAVPALGFLPALLALTLYALLPILRNTVTALAGIDPAVAEAADGVGMTRRQKLWWVEAPLAAPVAMAGIRTAAVWTIGAATLSTTVGAEGLGDLIFAGLQTQSWDLVLAGCLASAALALVADLLLAGIERGLAKGRRWQVRASLAAFAAATALALAPLWAAGGAGTVTIGAKGFSEQFILARLIGDRLTAAGYRVRYRDGLGSAVGFKALAAGDIDVGVDYSGTLWTNQMRRTDVPGREAIVAGVGDWARREHGVRVLGTLGFENAYAFAMKGDRARELGVASLADLARVAPRLSFGTDVEFLERPEWRAVRDSYGIAFARANAYHPTFMYRALSSGRADVISAFSSDGRIAADRLKVLTDPKGAMPGYDALLLLSPARAEDARFVAALRPLIGRIKVEAMREANLRVDRDTDKQSPTAAARWLAKAIGL from the coding sequence ATGAGCGACGCGCTCGCCCGCATCCCCGACCTGATCGCCGCACACGTGCTCCTGTCGCTCAGCGCGCTGGCGCTCGCCACCGCGATCGCGCTGCCGCTGGCGGTCTGGACCGCGCACCGCCCGATCGCGTCGCGCGTGGCGCTGGGCTTCGCCGCGCTCATCCAGACGATCCCGACGCTGGCGCTGCTAGCGCTCTTCTATCCGCTGCTGCTCCTGACCAAGGGCGCGGTGCCCGCACTCGGATTCCTCCCCGCCCTGCTCGCGCTCACGCTCTATGCGCTGTTGCCGATCCTGCGGAACACGGTGACGGCGCTCGCCGGGATCGATCCCGCGGTCGCGGAGGCGGCGGACGGCGTCGGCATGACGCGGCGACAGAAATTGTGGTGGGTCGAGGCGCCGCTCGCCGCCCCCGTCGCGATGGCGGGCATCCGCACCGCGGCGGTGTGGACGATCGGCGCGGCGACGCTGTCGACCACCGTGGGTGCCGAGGGGCTGGGCGACCTCATCTTTGCCGGGCTCCAGACGCAAAGCTGGGATCTCGTCCTTGCCGGCTGCCTCGCCTCCGCCGCGCTGGCACTCGTCGCCGATCTGCTGCTGGCGGGGATCGAGCGCGGCCTTGCCAAGGGGCGCCGATGGCAGGTCCGCGCCTCGCTCGCCGCCTTCGCCGCGGCGACCGCGCTTGCGCTCGCGCCGCTATGGGCGGCGGGCGGCGCGGGCACGGTGACGATTGGGGCGAAGGGCTTTTCCGAGCAGTTCATCCTCGCCCGGCTGATCGGCGACCGGCTGACCGCGGCGGGCTACCGCGTCCGCTATCGCGACGGCCTGGGCTCGGCGGTGGGGTTCAAGGCGTTGGCGGCGGGCGACATCGACGTCGGCGTCGATTATTCAGGGACGCTCTGGACCAACCAGATGCGCCGCACCGACGTGCCCGGCCGCGAGGCGATCGTCGCGGGGGTCGGCGACTGGGCGCGGCGCGAGCATGGCGTCCGCGTACTCGGCACGTTGGGGTTCGAGAACGCCTATGCCTTTGCGATGAAGGGCGACCGCGCGCGGGAACTCGGCGTCGCCAGTCTCGCCGATCTCGCCCGCGTCGCGCCGCGCCTCTCCTTCGGCACCGATGTCGAGTTTCTGGAGCGGCCCGAATGGCGCGCGGTCCGCGACAGCTATGGCATCGCGTTCGCGCGCGCCAATGCCTATCACCCGACCTTCATGTACCGCGCGCTGTCGAGCGGCCGGGCGGACGTCATCTCGGCCTTTTCTTCCGACGGCCGCATCGCCGCCGACCGGCTGAAGGTGCTGACCGATCCAAAGGGCGCGATGCCCGGCTATGACGCGCTCTTGCTGCTCTCGCCCGCGCGCGCCGAGGACGCCCGTTTCGTCGCCGCGCTCCGGCCGCTGATCGGGCGGATCAAGGTCGAGGCGATGCGCGAGGCGAACCTTCGCGTCGATCGCGACACCGACAAGCAGAGCCCGACCGCCGCCGCGCGCTGGCTGGCCAAGGCGATCGGGCTCTAG
- a CDS encoding ATP-binding cassette domain-containing protein — protein sequence MPAPPTLALDGVTKAFGGTAAVDGVTLDIPGGAFVALVGRSGSGKSTLLKTINRLVVPDTGRILIDGKDVAAARPHELRRRIGYVFQNVGLFPHLTVAQNIAMPERIGGAPVDVSARLDQVELPRELADRMPAELSGGQRQRVGVARALAGKARLLLMDEPFGALDPVTRDALGRRVRALHDDLGLTTLMVTHDMAEALLLADRVLVVAEGRIAADAAPADLLAGRAGPVADALVAVPRDQAHRLAAIGAR from the coding sequence ATGCCAGCCCCGCCGACCCTCGCCCTCGACGGCGTGACCAAAGCGTTCGGCGGCACGGCGGCGGTCGACGGCGTGACGCTCGACATCCCCGGCGGCGCGTTCGTGGCGCTGGTCGGCCGATCGGGATCGGGCAAGTCGACGCTCCTCAAGACCATCAACCGCCTGGTCGTCCCCGATACCGGCCGCATCCTCATCGACGGCAAGGATGTCGCCGCCGCCCGCCCGCACGAGCTGCGCCGCCGCATCGGCTACGTCTTCCAGAACGTCGGCCTGTTCCCGCACCTGACCGTCGCGCAGAACATCGCGATGCCCGAGCGGATCGGCGGCGCGCCGGTCGACGTCTCCGCGCGCCTCGATCAGGTCGAACTGCCGCGCGAACTCGCCGACCGCATGCCCGCCGAGCTGTCGGGCGGCCAGCGCCAGCGCGTCGGCGTCGCCCGCGCGCTGGCGGGCAAGGCGCGGCTGCTGCTGATGGACGAGCCGTTCGGCGCGCTCGATCCGGTGACGCGCGACGCGCTCGGCCGGCGGGTGCGTGCGCTTCACGACGATCTCGGCCTCACCACGCTGATGGTAACGCACGACATGGCAGAGGCGCTCCTGCTCGCCGACCGCGTGCTGGTGGTGGCGGAGGGGCGGATCGCCGCCGACGCCGCGCCTGCCGACCTGCTCGCCGGGCGCGCGGGGCCGGTCGCCGACGCGCTCGTCGCCGTGCCTCGCGATCAGGCGCACCGGTTGGCGGCGATCGGGGCACGATGA